One window of the Carassius auratus strain Wakin chromosome 20, ASM336829v1, whole genome shotgun sequence genome contains the following:
- the otofa gene encoding otoferlin isoform X12, which produces MALVVYLKTVTELRGKGDRIAKVTFRGLSFFSRVLENCEDEARFEQAFRWPIGSQVDGDEMLEIQVFNYSKVFTNRLIGTFRMVLQKVVEEGHLEVSDTLIDDNNSAIRTSISIEIKYQTMDGSVKVWSDGEFLDIPDDCDGTFQFETDSLLSGRSQSSGTSPGRSIHGIPTFRKTGKGVFSAMKLGKTRISKDDHKKGDDAAILDAEDLDRKTMRLGGGLDPDTISLASVTAVTTNVSNKRSKPDIKMEPSSGRLVDYQISVTVIEARQLVGLNMDPVVCVEIGEEKKYTSMKESTNCPYYNEYFVFDFHVPPDVMFDKILKISVIHSKNLLRSGTLVGTFKLDVGTVYSQAEHQFHHKWAMLSDPDDITAGCKGYVKCDIAVVGKGDNIKTPHKANETDEDDIEGNLLLPEGVPSERQWARFYVKIYRAEGLPKMNTSIMANVKKAFIGENRDLVDPYVLVQFAGQKGKTSVQKSSYEPIWNEQVIFTEMFPPLCRRLKVQIRDSDKVNDVAIGTHFIDLRKIANDGDKGFLPTMGPAWVNMYGSTRNYTLMDEHQDLNEGLGEGVSFRARLLISIAVEILDTSSAEIMSSTEVQIEPVSNMSESATGKMEEFFLFGSFLEATMIDRKIGDKAISFEVTIGNYGNQIDGVSKPASAKKKKEGGGESEEEETELIHNSSDEEGEDDGDLTSVPSTPPMKPVITDRNYFHLPYFEKKPCIYIKSWWQDQRRRLYNSNIMDKIADKLEEGLNDVQEIIKTEKAYPERRLRGVLEELSTSCSRFVTLANKDQNLSGRTKLDKERLKSCMRELESMAQQAKTIRSQVKRNTVRDKLKLVLNFLHRLRFLADEPQHSIPDVFIWMISNNKRIAYARIPSKDILYSIVDEEMGKDCGKVKAVFLRLPGKKGFGPAGWTVQAKLEMYLWLGLNKQRRDFLSGLPSGYEENKATKGTGIQAVPPISLVYNMKQVFQLRAHMYQARSLFAADTSGLSDPFARVFFSTHSQVTEVLSETLCPTWDQLLVFDNVELYGEAGELRDDPPIIVIELYDQDTVGKAEFIGRTFAKPLTKMVDEHYGPPRFPPQLEYYQIYRGNCAAGDLLAAFELLQIGPAGRAALPPIDGPTDSDRGPILPVPLGIRPVLSRYRIEVLFWGLRDLKRINLAQVDRPRVDIECAGKGVQSALIQNYKKNPNFSTLVKWFEVDLPENELLHPPLNIRVVDCRAFGRYTLVGSHAVTSLRKFIYSPPDKTANNWAHTARLANGYMALTNGTSHSRPHSRPISHPSGEIVVNMDPEPHIKKMDTVVKMDATTDAVVKVDLNEDEKEKEKKKKKKKKGEEVDEEEPDESMLDWWSKYFASIETMMENLRAQEAALAEAEEREDLEIAAESAEIKADDFPMKGTKPKEKSKDKKSSKDKKKNHDGTDKRPPKPKVDELMVYNKELESEFGSFEDWLHTFNLFRGKAGDDIDHNVVDDDRIVGRFKGSLCMYKLPLSEEIIRDAGFDPNMGMFQSIPHNDPINVLIRIYIIRATDLHPADINGKADPYIVIRLGKSEIRDKENYISKQLNPVFGKSFDIEATFPMESMLTVAVYDWDLVGTDDLIGETKIDLENRYYSKHRATCGIASNYSVHGYNVWRDPQKPTQILAKLCKEAKLDGPNYGPGGKVKVANRIFLGPTEIEDESGLKKQTEEHLALTVLRHWEEIPRVGCKLIPEHVETRPLLNPDKPGIEQGRIEMWVDMFPMDVPAPGPAIDISPRKPKRYELRVIIWNTDEVILEDDDYFTGEKSSDIFVRGWLKGQQEDKQDTDVHYHSLTGEGNFNWRFVFPFDYLMAEEKIVISKKESMFSWDETEYKIPARLTLQVWDADHFSADDFLGAIELDLNKFPRGAKTAKQCSLNMVLKEHELPTISIFKQKRVKGWWPFVARDENDEFELTGKVEAELHLLTAEEAEKNPVGLGRNEPEPLEKPNRPDTSLMWFMNPLRSIRYFIWHNYRWLILKALALLLLLLLVGLFLYSIPGYLVKKLLGA; this is translated from the exons GACAGGAAAAGGAGTGTTTTCAGCCATGAAACTGGGAAAGACACGCATCTCTAAAGATGACCACAAAAAAGGAG ATGACGCTGCCATTTTGGATGCAGAAGATCTTGATCGAAAGACCATGCGTCTGGGCGGTGGGCTCGACCCTGATACCATCTCACTGGCCTCTGTCACTGCAGTAACCACGAACGTCTCCAACAAAAG ATCAAAGCCTGACATTAAGATGGAGCCCAGTTCAGGGCGTCTTGTGGATTATCAG ATCAGCGTAACAGTAATCGAGGCCCGTCAGTTGGTTGGTTTGAACATGGATCCTGTGGTTTGTGTGGAAATTGGCGAGGAGAAGAAGTATACATCGATGAAGGAGTCCACAAACTGCCCCTACTACAATGAG TACTTTGTCTTTGACTTCCATGTGCCTCCAGATGTCATGTTTGACAAGATCCTGAAGATTTCG GTTATACATTCTAAAAACCTTCTACGAAGCGGTACTCTGGTGGGCACCTTCAAACTAGATGTGGGAACTGTTTACTCACAAGCTG AGCATCAGTTCCACCACAAATGGGCAATGCTGTCGGACCCTGATGACATCACAGCCGGCTGCAAAGGTTACGTTAAGTGTGACATTGCAGTCGTAGGAAAAGGAGACAACATCAAGACACCGCACAAGGCCAATGAAACAGATGAGGATGACATAGAGGG GAATCTTCTTTTGCCGGAGGGTGTTCCATCAGAGAGACAATGGGCTCGGTTTTATGTTAAGATTTACAGAGCTGAGGGACTACCAAAAATGAACACCAGCATCATGGCCAATGTGAAAAAAGCATTTATCGGGGAGAACAGGGATCTTGTGGACCCTTATGTCCTGGTGCAATTTGCAGGGCAGAAG GGTAAAACGTCAGTTCAGAAGAGCAGCTACGAGCCCATCTGGAATGAGCAAGTAATCTTCACCGAGATGTTCCCACCTTTGTGTAGGCGACTGAAAGTTCAGATCCGTGATTCAGACAAGGTGAATGATGTTGCCATAGGAACCCATTTCATTGATCTACGAAAGATCGCAAACGATGGAGACAAAG GGTTCCTACCTACTATGGGCCCAGCCTGGGTGAATATGTATGGTTCTACCCGTAACTACACCCTGATGGATGAGCACCAGGACCTAAATGAGGGGCTGGGGGAAGGTGTGTCTTTTAGGGCACGCCTCCTCATTAGTATCGCAGTGGAGATCCTGGACACCTCCTCTGCAGAAATAATGAGCTCTACTGAGGTACAAATAGAGCCGGTGTCCAACATGTCAGAG AGTGCCACGGGGAAGATGGAGGAATTTTTCCTTTTTGGATCGTTCTTGGAGGCCACAATGATAGACAGAAAAATTGGAGATAAAGCCATCAGCTTTGAAGTCACTATCG GTAACTATGGTAACCAGATTGATGGAGTGAGCAAGCCTGCATCagcaaagaagaagaaagaggGTGGAGGGGAGAGTGAAGAAGAGGAGACTGAGCTCATCCATAACTCCAGCGATGAAGAGGGAGAGGATGATGGAGATTTGACATCTGTGCCGTCCACCCCTCCTATGAAACCAGTTATAACTGACAG GAATTACTTCCACTTGCCTTACTTTGAAAAGAAACCCTGCATTTACATCAAGAGCTGGTGGCAAGATCAGAGGAGACGGCTCTACAACTCCAATATAATGGACAAGATTGCAGATAAACTG GAGGAAGGTCTGAATGATGTTCAAGAAATCATAAAAACAGAGAAAGCATATCCAGAACGCAGACTTCGAGGAGTTTTAGAGGAGCTTAGCACAAGTTGCAG TCGATTTGTTACACTGGCAAACAAAGATCAGAATCTATCCGGAAGAACCAAGCTGGACAAAGAGAGGCTCAAGTCCTGCATGAGAGAGTTG GAGAGTATGGCTCAGCAGGCGAAGACTATCCGCTCACAGGTGAAGAGAAACACAGTTCGAGACAAACTCAAGCTAGTGTTGAATTTCCTTCACAGGCTTCGTTTCCTGGCAGATGAG CCCCAGCACAGCATCCCTGATGTGTTCATATGGATGATTAGCAACAACAAACGCATAGCGTACGCCCGCATTCCCTCCAAAGACATCCTCTACTCAATTGTTGACGAAGAGATGGGAAAGGACTGTGGGAAAGTTaaagctgtttttctcagg CTGCCTGGAAAGAAAGGCTTTGGGCCTGCTGGCTGGACAGTTCAGGCTAAACTGGAGATGTATTTGTGGCTGGGCTTGAACAAACAGAGGAGGGACTTCTTGAGTGGCCTCCCTAGCGGCTATGAAGAAAACAAGGCTACTAAGGGAACCGGCATTCAAGCTGTTCCTCCCATCAGCCTGGTTTATAACA TGAAGCAGGTGTTTCAGCTGAGGGCCCACATGTATCAGGCTCGCAGTCTGTTTGCTGCTGACACTAGCGGCCTGTCTGACCCTTTTGCAAGGGTTTTCTTCTCCACCCACAGCCAGGTGACAGAG GTCCTCAGTGAGACTCTTTGTCCTACATGGGATCAGTTGCTTGTGTTTGATAATGTTGAACTCTACGGTGAGGCTGGGGAACTCCGTGATGATCCACCAATCATTGTCATTGAACTGTATGACCAAGACACTGTG GGGAAAGCTGAGTTCATTGGGCGAACATTTGCAAAGCCACTAACTAAGATGGTTGATGAACACTACGGGCCGCCACGGTTTCCCCCTCAGCTGGAGTACTACCAGATCTACAGAGGAAACTGCGCTGCAGGAGATCTGTTGGCTGCTTTTGAGCTCCTGCAG ATTGGTCCAGCAGGGCGGGCAGCTCTTCCTCCAATTGATGGGCCGACTGATTCTGACCGTGGACCCATTCTTCCTGTTCCATTGGGCATACGACCAGTTCTCAGCAGATATCGTATAGAG GTCCTGTTCTGGGGTCTGAGGGACCTTAAAAGAATCAATCTGGCTCAGGTGGACAGGCCTCGTGTGGACATCGAGTGTGCAGGGAAAGGAGTTCAGTCCGCCCTCATTCAGAACTACAAGAAGAATCCTAACTTCAGCACGTTAGTGAAGTGGTTTGAAGTG GATCTGCCAGAAAATGAGCTTCTTCATCCACCACTCAATATTCGGGTGGTGGACTGCAGGGCATTCGGACGCTACACCTTGGTGGGGTCTCATGCCGTGACCAGCCTTCGCAAGTTCATCTACAGCCCCCCAGACAAGACTGCTAACAACTGGGCTCACACCG CTAGACTGGCCAATGGCTACATGGCTCTCACGAATGGGACATCTCATTCCCGCCCCCACTCCCGTCCCATTTCTCATCCCTCAGGTGAAATTGTGGTCAACATGGACCCTGAACCCCACATTAAGAAGATGGACACAGTTGTCAAGATGGATGCT ACCACCGATGCTGTTGTTAAAGTAGACTTG AATGAGGatgagaaggagaaagagaaaaagaaaaagaagaaaaagaaaggcgAAGAAGTGGACGAGGAGGAGCCGGATGAGAGCATGTTGGACTGGTGGTCCAAATACTTTGCCTCAATAGAGACTATGATGGAG AATCTCAGAGCCCAGGAGGCTGCTCTGGCAGAGGCAGAGGAAAGAGAAGATTTGGAGATAGCAGCAGAGAGTGCAG AGATCAAAGCTGATGACTTTCCTATGAAAGGCACCAAACCCAAGGAGAAGAGCAAAGACAAGAAGAGCTCCAAGGACAAAAAGAAGAACCACGATGGCACAGATAAACGACCTCCAAAACCAAAAGTTGATGAACTCATG GTGTACAATAAAGAGCTGGAGAGTGAGTTTGGTAGCTTTGAGGACTGGCTCCACACCTTCAACCTGTTTAGAGGAAAGGCTGGAGATGACATTGACCACAATGTGGTTGATGATGACAGGATTGTGGGCAGATTCAAG GGCTCCCTCTGTATGTATAAACTCCCACTGTCTGAGGAGATCATCAGGGACGCAGGATTTGACCCAAACATGGGCATGTTCCAAAGTATTCCTCACAATGACCCTATCAATGTTCTCATAAGGATTTATATCATTAGA GCCACAGATCTGCATCCCGCGGATATAAATGGTAAAGCAGATCCTTATATAGTCATTCGATTGGGAAAGTCAGAGATTCGGGACAAGGAGAACTACATATCCAAGCAACTAAATCCTGTCTTTGGAAA ATCGTTCGACATAGAGGCTACGTTCCCAATGGAGTCCATGCTGACGGTTGCAGTATATGACTGGGATTTGGTTGGAACTGACGACCTGATTGGTGAGACTAAGATCGATTTGGAGAACCGATACTACAGCAAACACAGAGCCACATGTGGCATTGCATCCAACTACTCTGT CCATGGTTACAATGTATGGCGTGACCCTCAGAAGCCAACCCAGATCCTTGCTAAGTTGTGCAAAGAAGCTAAACTGGATGGACCCAATTATGGACCTGGTGGGAAGGTCAAAGTTGCAAACCGCATCTTTCTTGGGCCAACAGAAATTGAAGATGAGAGCG GTCTGAAGAAGCAGACTGAAGAACACTTGGCTCTTACGGTTCTTAGGCATTGGGAAGAGATCCCACGTGTTGGTTGCAAACTCATCCCTGAGCATGTGGAGACCAGACCGCTCCTCAACCCAGACAAGCCAGGCATAGAGCAG GGAAGGATTGAAATGTGGGTGGACATGTTTCCTATGGATGTACCAGCACCAGGACCAGCCATTGACATATCACCACGCAAACCAAAGAG ATATGAGCTCAGGGTGATAATATGGAATACTGACGAGGTAATTCTGGAAGACGATGATTACTTCACAGGGGAAAAGTCCAGTGACATTTTTGTGAGGGG TTGGCTAAAAGGACAGCAGGAGGACAAACAGGACACAGATGTGCATTATCACTCTCTAACTGGGGAAGGAAACTTCAACTGGCGCTTTGTTTTCCCTTTTGACTATCTCATGGCTGAGGAGAAGATAGTCATCTCTAAGAAGGAATCCATGTTTTCCTGGGATGAGACCGAGTACAAGATTCCTGCTCGACTCACCCTTCAAGTATGGGATGCTGACCATTTCTCCGCAGATGACTTCCTGG GTGCGATTGAGCTGGACTTGAATAAGTTTCCCCGTGGGGCAAAAACAGCTAAGCAGTGCTCTCTCAACATGGTTCTCAAAGAGCATGAGCTGCCAACCATCTCCATCTTCAAACAGAAAAGAGTGAAGGGCTGGTGGCCATTTGTGGCCCGGGATGAGAATGATGAATTTGAGCTCACA GGGAAAGTGGAGGCAGAGCTCCATCTGTTGACAGCGGAGGAGGCAGAGAAAAATCCAGTCGGCCTTGGGCGGAATGAACCTGAACCACTTGAGAAACCAAA TCGTCCAGACACCAGTCTAATGTGGTTCATGAACCCTCTGAGGTCCATACGATACTTCATTTGGCACAACTACCGCTGGCTGATCCTGAAGGCTCTGgccctgctgctcctcctcctcctcgttgGGCTCTTCCTCTACTCTATTCCTGGATACTTGGTCAAGAAACTCCTAGGGGCATGA